CCaattattactaaaaaataaagttaatttTCTAACAGCCATATTTTCGTTTTATTACAAATCATAACAGAGTATGATTAACACATGTTGGAGACAATGTGAACCTAAATAGAAACAGATAAAGGGAAAAGAAATGGATACTTATTAAGTTTTGTTGAATGAATAGTgcagtaaaaagtaaaaacattttttttccttctttaagGCAGTTTCTGGATCCCAGCATTGTTATTGTTACCGAACATCATCAAAACCGTTTGATATGTTATAAATGCAATGCAATTCATGGTCCTAAGTTCTACCATAGGAAAATTCTACATAAGTAACTTAGATTAGAGTAAGTAAATACCTTCTtttgaaaaacttaaaattatacaCCATTTCTACTTTCATGCTAACATGAAAACTACGGCCTACCTCAGAGGCTAAGAGAAAATTCTAAAGGATTAAAGACCTAACAAAAGCACCATACCATACAAAGGCAAGAGTTCTAAGTTCTACTTGTTCTTTGCATAGCTTCCTAAACTGTACATATCAAAAGCTGATTGcaactctcttctcttttctagcAAACATTCCTTCTATCATCACCACAAGGAGGGATCTAGCTCCACCAGAATTTCCCATGTCAACATTTCTTGTGTGTtgatgatgctgttggatccacAAAAGACTCTTTAAACATTGGTTCCTGTTTATAGGCCATTTCGCTGGGATTTGTGTTTGATGAGCAAAGCTGCTGTTGAATGCAGTTCTTAGGATTCTGCTCTGAATCTAACGGGATAGAGCCAGTGAGCGTTTTGATTGCAAATTCAATGCATGGATCCATCCATGAAACATCAGGTTCCTTTTCAGAAGATGATGATCCTGTTTGGTTTTCATTAGTCTTGATGGCTGTTTCGGCTGCACCAGCATGTTGTTGTGGTATAATAGCATAGTTTTCTGGATGTGAGAACACATTGCACCCTCCCTTGTCATCACCACCCATATTTGCAGTAAGAGCTTCAGAATGCTCACTTGATTCGCCGGATACTTGCATTTCGAATGTTTCGCCGGTGAGAGTTTGTATTGCAAATGCAATGCATGGGTCCTGCAGCAGTTCTTTAAGAGGAAACTCATGGGAGTAATCGAGCACATGATCTTTCATAGTAGCATTGTTCTCTTGAGGCCAAAATGAGAAGCATTCTTGATCCTTGTTGCTTCCATCCTCTTGTGTAGTCTTGTTGGGAAGCCTTTCTGGAGTAGAGAACTTAGTTGACTGTAGCATGTTTGCTGCACTCTCAGATTTGCACTTTGTTTCTGATCCACCATCAGGCACATTCATCCTTTTCGCTGCGGCATTAGGCAAGCTGTTAGAGGATTTATCCTCATTTCTGATGGTTTCTCCCTGGCCTGATTGTTTAACTGCAGCTCGGCGTGCTCGGCTTCTTGTTACAAGTTCTGGAACTGGATCAAGCTGAATTCCAGCAAGGCGCTTTGAGGAACGGCGAGGAAGATTGATCTCCTTTTTACGCCTTTGTCGCTTTTGAGATTTTTCATTTCCCATTTGTTCATTTTGGGGAAGTTGCTTTGCTTGAGAATCTTCTTCACTAGCCTTCCCTTCTATCTGATCCGAGCCTAAGGTGGTCGATTTTGTCCCCATCGTGCCTAGATCATGTAATAAACATACATTGATACATGCATGCAAGATCTTATAAAGTAACATTGATAAAGAAAAGCTTGCATATGTTTAGAATAAAACTAAATTGTTGAATGGAAAAATTATAACAGTATGTGtacataagagaaaaattgGGAACTTTACACTGAGCAGAAGTATTTTCAGAGATTGGTGTAGATGCATATTCTGCTGAACACACAGGCTTTTGATCCTGTTGATCATTGGATATCCTGTCTGAATCTGAGCTCAAACCCATGCTAACAGATACAGTTGGTTTTGTGGTCGATACTGGCTGAAAAATGAACAGTAATTAAGAAGTTAATAAAGTAGAATTCTTTTCATAGAAATAGTTTTAAGACAACAGATTTAACAGAAATAATTTTAAGACAAAATCTtctaatgaatattaattaaggTACCAAAATAGTTAGATATGAGTTATGCTTGTTCCTAATTGTAATATTCTTAATAATGGATTACCTAACCAACTCCATAAAACTCCCCCTTCATTAACacaagcaaaataagaaaacagtAACACAACAAAAGAAGAGTAACCTAaccaacatatttttttttctatttcacaTTTAACATCAACTCATACACAAAAAAGCATGGCATGCAGAAGTAAAATTTCATCGAATTACAATAAGCCCAAAGGTGGCAATCCTTACAGAGAACTTGTCAGCTTTTAACTCTGTATCGCCGTTGTCTTTCGGCTTGAACGCGTTCCTTCCTATTTCCCCAGATTCAAGATAACGATCAACGTCTCTTAGCGAGCGGAACACATAGCCGCTTGCAGGATCTATGTAGTACTGCAAAGAAAAGCAGATAATCTGAAGAAGTGAGTCATTCAGGAGAGGCCAGAGGTGATATATATAGATGTATAAAGCACTTGAGTGTTCAAATGAAACAGTAAGCATGAGAGACCTCTCCTGAAATGCTGTCGAAAAGGTTATCCAGCAGTCATAATTTCAGGAGAGTCAACGCTCATTTATCATGTGTGTCCAAAGAGACATTTATAACTCAAATTTGAGTCATAGTCAGTTACAGATATGTGTAAATGCATTTAATCAGTGGAGTGTTTTCATGGAATGTGTGAACAGACTCTGATTGTCAATGCAATTTCTGCCTTAATATGAGGGGATgtgaatgatgaaagagaaTATTGAAGTAGAAATTAATAGCATTTGTACACTATTGCTTAACATATTCATATcaaaatatgaataattatgGCCAGAAAGAggcattttttcatttaatagaAGTCAAACAGTTAATTTCGTTTATCTCCGGAGGACAATGTGAGGTACAGCAAAATATTTTCAAGATGAATGGAAATGGTGTATTACTATGGAATTGAAGATTAAGTGGCAATGTACTATGGAATTAGTGTATTACTATTGGATAAATGCACACTACTAAGAAATCTAAAATCAAgtgattaaaaaaagtaaaagttaCAAAACTACCACATAAAAAATCAGCATCTTA
The Arachis duranensis cultivar V14167 chromosome 5, aradu.V14167.gnm2.J7QH, whole genome shotgun sequence genome window above contains:
- the LOC107491164 gene encoding uncharacterized protein LOC107491164 isoform X4 encodes the protein MEDPSSGDCLPQGWTVEVKVRKNGRRDKYYIDPASGYVFRSLRDVDRYLESGEIGRNAFKPKDNGDTELKADKFSPVSTTKPTVSVSMGLSSDSDRISNDQQDQKPVCSAEYASTPISENTSAQCTMGTKSTTLGSDQIEGKASEEDSQAKQLPQNEQMGNEKSQKRQRRKKEINLPRRSSKRLAGIQLDPVPELVTRSRARRAAVKQSGQGETIRNEDKSSNSLPNAAAKRMNVPDGGSETKCKSESAANMLQSTKFSTPERLPNKTTQEDGSNKDQECFSFWPQENNATMKDHVLDYSHEFPLKELLQDPCIAFAIQTLTGETFEMQVSGESSEHSEALTANMGGDDKGGCNVFSHPENYAIIPQQHAGAAETAIKTNENQTGSSSSEKEPDVSWMDPCIEFAIKTLTGSIPLDSEQNPKNCIQQQLCSSNTNPSEMAYKQEPMFKESFVDPTASSTHKKC
- the LOC107491164 gene encoding uncharacterized protein LOC107491164 isoform X2, with the protein product MEDPSSGDCLPQGWTVEVKVRKNGRRDKYYFSPSSGLKFSSKVVVEKGLPAGPMKKTRITTKGDTLRRDSYYIDPASGYVFRSLRDVDRYLESGEIGRNAFKPKDNGDTELKADKFSPVSTTKPTVSVSMGLSSDSDRISNDQQDQKPVCSAEYASTPISENTSAQCTMGTKSTTLGSDQIEGKASEEDSQAKQLPQNEQMGNEKSQKRQRRKKEINLPRRSSKRLAGIQLDPVPELVTRSRARRAAVKQSGQGETIRNEDKSSNSLPNAAAKRMNVPDGGSETKCKSESAANMLQSTKFSTPERLPNKTTQEDGSNKDQECFSFWPQENNATMKDHVLDYSHEFPLKELLQDPCIAFAIQTLTGETFEMQVSGESSEHSEALTANMGGDDKGGCNVFSHPENYAIIPQQHAGAAETAIKTNENQTGSSSSEKEPDVSWMDPCIEFAIKTLTGSIPLDSEQNPKNCIQQQLCSSNTNPSEMAYKQEPMFKESFVDPTASSTHKKC
- the LOC107491164 gene encoding uncharacterized protein LOC107491164 isoform X5 gives rise to the protein MKKTRITTKGDTLRRDSYYIDPASGYVFRSLRDVDRYLESGEIGRNAFKPKDNGDTELKADKFSPVSTTKPTVSVSMGLSSDSDRISNDQQDQKPVCSAEYASTPISENTSAQCTMGTKSTTLGSDQIEGKASEEDSQAKQLPQNEQMGNEKSQKRQRRKKEINLPRRSSKRLAGIQLDPVPELVTRSRARRAAVKQSGQGETIRNEDKSSNSLPNAAAKRMNVPDGGSETKCKSESAANMLQSTKFSTPERLPNKTTQEDGSNKDQECFSFWPQENNATMKDHVLDYSHEFPLKELLQDPCIAFAIQTLTGETFEMQVSGESSEHSEALTANMGGDDKGGCNVFSHPENYAIIPQQHAGAAETAIKTNENQTGSSSSEKEPDVSWMDPCIEFAIKTLTGSIPLDSEQNPKNCIQQQLCSSNTNPSEMAYKQEPMFKESFVDPTASSTHKKC
- the LOC107491164 gene encoding uncharacterized protein LOC107491164 isoform X1, translating into MEDPSSGDCLPQGWTVEVKVRKNGRRDKYYFSPSSGLKFSSKVEVFRHLENARNKVGIRRVADNVVVEKGLPAGPMKKTRITTKGDTLRRDSYYIDPASGYVFRSLRDVDRYLESGEIGRNAFKPKDNGDTELKADKFSPVSTTKPTVSVSMGLSSDSDRISNDQQDQKPVCSAEYASTPISENTSAQCTMGTKSTTLGSDQIEGKASEEDSQAKQLPQNEQMGNEKSQKRQRRKKEINLPRRSSKRLAGIQLDPVPELVTRSRARRAAVKQSGQGETIRNEDKSSNSLPNAAAKRMNVPDGGSETKCKSESAANMLQSTKFSTPERLPNKTTQEDGSNKDQECFSFWPQENNATMKDHVLDYSHEFPLKELLQDPCIAFAIQTLTGETFEMQVSGESSEHSEALTANMGGDDKGGCNVFSHPENYAIIPQQHAGAAETAIKTNENQTGSSSSEKEPDVSWMDPCIEFAIKTLTGSIPLDSEQNPKNCIQQQLCSSNTNPSEMAYKQEPMFKESFVDPTASSTHKKC
- the LOC107491164 gene encoding uncharacterized protein LOC107491164 isoform X3, which gives rise to MEDPSSGDCLPQGWTVEVKVRKNGRRDKYYFSPSSGLKFSSKVEVFRHLENARNKVGIRRVADNYYIDPASGYVFRSLRDVDRYLESGEIGRNAFKPKDNGDTELKADKFSPVSTTKPTVSVSMGLSSDSDRISNDQQDQKPVCSAEYASTPISENTSAQCTMGTKSTTLGSDQIEGKASEEDSQAKQLPQNEQMGNEKSQKRQRRKKEINLPRRSSKRLAGIQLDPVPELVTRSRARRAAVKQSGQGETIRNEDKSSNSLPNAAAKRMNVPDGGSETKCKSESAANMLQSTKFSTPERLPNKTTQEDGSNKDQECFSFWPQENNATMKDHVLDYSHEFPLKELLQDPCIAFAIQTLTGETFEMQVSGESSEHSEALTANMGGDDKGGCNVFSHPENYAIIPQQHAGAAETAIKTNENQTGSSSSEKEPDVSWMDPCIEFAIKTLTGSIPLDSEQNPKNCIQQQLCSSNTNPSEMAYKQEPMFKESFVDPTASSTHKKC